Proteins co-encoded in one Paracrocinitomix mangrovi genomic window:
- a CDS encoding ABC1 kinase family protein has protein sequence MQYLEESKRFGFIRVLIPRRAKKRAQQYTKYEKIRLVCEELGPTFIKFGQILSNRPDLIPLELIDEFEKLQDNVPPMSEKEAKYAVENELKDSVENLFAWFETAPFASASMAQVHKATLHTGERVALKVQRPGIQEVIVEDIKVMYQVAAVLLKRVPSIKSFDPIGLVKNFEESILKELDFINESINVQRFNLNLTTDGSVDQYARAPKVFPKYTTAKLLTLEFMNGTKISKITEYEEKGLDRKEIAKRLAISYYKQIFDYGFFHADPHPGNLLVLPSGKICYLDFGMMGSILPRDIELFGQLFISITNRDVKKIIKVLQQLSDNAPINNMRALEFDLNEFVQRYYVRSVNETELSKLMLELKDIIVQHDLTVPSHFFLFIRSLVTVEGVIYKLDPELSQFGLVRPYLVRAVAKKFSPIKMGKKVLNSLYEINNYMEEFPRDLKNAIRKINRGEIKVDINHTGIDPMVHTIHRVSKQLASAFIICSLVIAGAMFTVSDIGVRWWNTSAVGLICFGIAFIIAFGMLRNYRKGDRDDWQGWKHLK, from the coding sequence GTGCAGTACCTTGAAGAGTCAAAAAGATTTGGCTTTATTAGAGTTTTAATTCCGAGAAGAGCAAAAAAAAGAGCACAACAGTATACCAAGTATGAGAAAATTAGATTGGTATGCGAAGAACTGGGACCAACTTTTATCAAATTCGGTCAAATATTAAGTAACAGACCCGATCTAATTCCTTTGGAATTAATTGATGAGTTTGAAAAATTACAGGACAATGTTCCTCCCATGTCTGAAAAAGAAGCCAAGTATGCCGTTGAAAATGAATTAAAAGACAGTGTAGAAAACCTGTTTGCATGGTTTGAAACGGCTCCATTCGCTTCTGCCTCTATGGCTCAGGTTCATAAGGCAACATTACATACTGGTGAACGCGTAGCCCTGAAGGTGCAACGTCCGGGAATTCAAGAAGTAATTGTAGAGGATATCAAGGTAATGTATCAAGTTGCGGCTGTTTTGTTAAAACGAGTTCCCTCAATAAAGAGTTTTGATCCTATTGGATTAGTGAAGAATTTTGAGGAAAGTATTTTAAAGGAACTTGATTTCATTAATGAATCTATCAACGTTCAAAGATTTAACTTGAACCTGACTACAGATGGCAGTGTTGATCAGTATGCTCGTGCACCAAAAGTATTTCCTAAGTACACCACAGCTAAATTACTTACCCTGGAATTTATGAATGGAACCAAAATTTCCAAAATAACAGAGTACGAAGAAAAAGGGCTGGACAGAAAAGAGATTGCTAAAAGACTTGCCATTAGCTATTACAAACAGATTTTTGATTATGGATTTTTCCATGCAGATCCTCATCCAGGTAATCTTTTAGTACTGCCAAGTGGTAAAATCTGTTATCTGGATTTTGGGATGATGGGAAGTATTCTTCCAAGAGATATTGAATTGTTTGGACAATTGTTCATTTCAATTACAAACAGGGACGTTAAAAAGATCATCAAAGTTCTTCAACAGTTATCGGATAATGCGCCAATTAATAATATGCGAGCTTTAGAGTTTGATTTGAACGAATTTGTTCAAAGATATTATGTTAGAAGCGTTAATGAAACAGAGCTTTCTAAGCTGATGTTAGAATTAAAGGACATAATTGTACAGCATGACCTAACTGTGCCTTCTCATTTCTTTTTATTCATCAGATCGTTAGTCACTGTTGAAGGTGTAATTTATAAGTTAGATCCTGAACTTAGCCAATTTGGGTTGGTAAGACCTTACTTGGTGAGAGCGGTAGCCAAGAAATTTAGCCCAATCAAAATGGGTAAAAAAGTATTGAACTCCTTATACGAGATCAACAATTACATGGAAGAGTTTCCTAGAGACTTAAAAAATGCCATTAGAAAGATTAACAGAGGTGAAATCAAGGTAGACATCAATCATACAGGAATTGATCCAATGGTGCATACCATTCACAGAGTATCAAAACAATTGGCTTCAGCATTTATCATTTGTTCACTTGTAATTGCAGGTGCTATGTTTACTGTATCTGACATTGGTGTAAGATGGTGGAATACTTCAGCTGTAGGTTTAATCTGCTTTGGAATTGCATTTATTATTGCTTTTGGTATGTTGAGAAACTACCGCAAAGGTGATAGAGACGATTGGCAAGGCTGGAAACATCTCAAATAA
- a CDS encoding T9SS type A sorting domain-containing protein, whose translation MKAILLSISTLVINQFSFTQDFVNGDLESAFLKISELPQGWEAVHYTEKICHAEQNFQATPDLTDKYTIASKGIMGTPQSGESFISALDLGPGMHHEGIQQTLTGLIPGMVYRIHFYQAVIKQENCLDTSGAWAIFQDDEMVQISSVSTSLMAYDSLETQWDKRSVEFEAKSTSHTIKFLPWDDDNVFNGYDENGFLRMGIDNISLEEVIDMDLIDKIEMSVYPNPTLDQFSVQTELEKYQLIISDMAGRIILDRMNCSYITPVELDQRGVFLVTVRTETQQAVKKVIIQ comes from the coding sequence ATGAAAGCAATTTTACTATCTATTTCGACACTGGTGATTAACCAATTTTCTTTTACGCAGGATTTTGTGAATGGTGATTTAGAAAGCGCCTTTCTCAAAATATCAGAACTTCCACAAGGTTGGGAAGCTGTTCATTACACAGAAAAAATCTGTCATGCTGAGCAAAACTTCCAGGCCACGCCTGATTTAACAGATAAATATACTATTGCATCTAAAGGGATAATGGGAACTCCCCAGTCCGGAGAGTCATTCATAAGTGCCCTGGATTTAGGACCTGGAATGCATCATGAAGGAATTCAACAGACACTTACAGGATTAATTCCCGGAATGGTTTATCGAATTCACTTTTATCAAGCTGTTATTAAACAAGAGAATTGTTTGGATACAAGTGGAGCATGGGCAATTTTTCAAGATGATGAAATGGTTCAAATATCTTCAGTTAGTACAAGTTTAATGGCTTATGATAGTTTAGAAACACAATGGGATAAACGATCTGTTGAATTTGAAGCAAAATCAACTTCGCATACTATTAAATTCTTACCCTGGGATGATGATAATGTTTTTAACGGATATGATGAAAATGGATTTTTAAGGATGGGAATAGATAACATTTCATTAGAAGAAGTTATTGATATGGATTTAATAGATAAAATCGAAATGTCAGTTTATCCTAATCCTACATTAGATCAATTTTCTGTTCAAACTGAATTGGAAAAGTATCAGCTAATTATTTCTGATATGGCCGGTAGAATAATTTTGGATAGAATGAACTGTTCCTATATTACTCCGGTTGAATTGGATCAAAGAGGAGTATTTTTAGTAACAGTTAGAACTGAAACACAACAAGCAGTTAAAAAGGTGATTATTCAGTAA
- a CDS encoding HPP family protein encodes MDKNQPISKIMTTDVEVVTPDQKILDVKHIYEKRNFHHHIPVVEDNQLVGMVSLVDFMRKIHNATLDDSEAVYNEVKVEEIMSRSPAFVTSDTPIETVAKELSKGEVHAYVVADNGEVKGIISTADMIKYFLED; translated from the coding sequence ATGGACAAAAATCAACCTATCTCAAAAATAATGACAACTGATGTAGAAGTTGTTACTCCTGATCAAAAAATATTGGATGTAAAGCATATCTACGAGAAAAGGAATTTTCATCATCATATTCCTGTGGTTGAAGATAACCAGTTAGTTGGTATGGTGAGTTTGGTTGATTTCATGAGAAAAATTCACAATGCTACATTGGATGATTCTGAAGCAGTATACAATGAAGTAAAAGTTGAAGAAATTATGAGCAGATCTCCGGCATTTGTTACTTCTGACACTCCAATTGAAACTGTTGCTAAAGAATTATCTAAAGGAGAGGTTCATGCTTATGTGGTAGCAGATAATGGAGAGGTAAAGGGAATTATCTCTACAGCGGATATGATCAAGTATTTTCTTGAAGATTAA